A single genomic interval of Zobellia nedashkovskayae harbors:
- the argS gene encoding arginine--tRNA ligase, translated as MGIQAILEAKVKEAVAAIFKIELPSVEFQPTRKDFEGDVTVVVFPMLRFVKGNPVQIGEQIGAYLEKEVAEVTGFNVVKGFLNIVIGDAFYLDFFNEIKNNETYGFVPQEDSNAVMVEYSSPNTNKPLHLGHIRNNLLGYSVAEILKASGKKVYKTQIINDRGIHICKSMLAWQRFGNGETPESTGLKGDKLVGNYYVAFDKAYKVEIAEMVANGTDKKVAEKEAPILLEAQEMLQKWEAGDEEVVSLWKEMNGWVYKGFDVTYKNLGVDFDTLYYESDTYLLGKDVVAGGLEKGIFYKKEDGSVWIDLTEEGLDEKIVLRSDGTAVYMTQDIGTAIQRVKDYPDVGGMVYTVGNEQDYHFKVLFLILKKLGFSWSENLHHLSYGMVDLPSGKMKSREGTVVDADDLMNDMTSTAAQISEDLGKLEGYSDDEKNVLYKLIGLGALKYYILKVDPKKRILFDPEESVDFQGNTGPFIQYTYARIQSILRKADFDTSADVEISAIGELHTKEKELIKQLQLYPEIIQLAADNYSPALIANYTYDLVKEFNSFYQQVSILGETDDQKKVLRVQLSQKVSDVVASAFELLGIDVPERM; from the coding sequence ATGGGTATCCAAGCAATTTTAGAAGCCAAGGTTAAGGAAGCTGTTGCAGCTATTTTTAAAATAGAACTACCATCGGTAGAATTTCAACCGACCAGAAAGGATTTTGAAGGTGATGTTACCGTTGTGGTATTCCCAATGCTTCGTTTCGTTAAAGGAAACCCAGTTCAGATAGGTGAACAAATAGGCGCTTATTTAGAAAAAGAAGTAGCTGAGGTTACCGGTTTCAATGTGGTTAAAGGTTTTTTGAACATTGTTATTGGAGATGCTTTTTATCTTGATTTTTTTAATGAGATAAAAAATAATGAAACCTATGGTTTTGTGCCCCAAGAGGATAGTAATGCCGTAATGGTTGAATATTCTTCGCCAAACACCAATAAACCGTTGCATTTAGGGCATATAAGAAATAACCTCTTAGGATATTCTGTTGCCGAAATTTTGAAAGCCTCTGGAAAGAAAGTATATAAGACCCAAATCATTAACGACCGTGGTATTCATATTTGTAAAAGTATGTTGGCGTGGCAGCGTTTTGGTAACGGTGAAACTCCAGAAAGTACAGGTTTAAAAGGAGATAAGCTTGTTGGTAACTATTACGTTGCTTTTGACAAGGCTTACAAAGTAGAAATTGCTGAAATGGTGGCTAACGGAACCGATAAAAAGGTAGCCGAAAAAGAAGCTCCCATTCTTTTAGAAGCTCAAGAAATGCTTCAAAAATGGGAAGCGGGTGATGAAGAAGTAGTTTCGCTTTGGAAAGAGATGAACGGTTGGGTTTATAAGGGTTTTGATGTTACTTATAAAAACCTAGGAGTAGATTTTGATACGCTTTACTATGAAAGCGATACTTATTTGTTAGGTAAAGATGTTGTTGCTGGCGGACTTGAAAAAGGTATTTTCTATAAAAAAGAAGATGGTAGCGTTTGGATTGATCTTACGGAAGAAGGTCTTGATGAGAAAATTGTACTCCGGTCAGATGGTACAGCGGTTTACATGACCCAAGATATAGGTACGGCAATCCAAAGGGTAAAAGATTATCCAGATGTTGGCGGTATGGTATATACTGTGGGTAATGAGCAAGATTATCACTTTAAAGTGTTGTTCTTGATCTTGAAAAAATTAGGTTTCTCTTGGTCGGAAAACTTACACCATTTAAGCTATGGAATGGTGGATTTACCAAGTGGTAAAATGAAGAGTAGGGAAGGGACCGTTGTAGATGCAGATGACTTAATGAACGATATGACGAGCACTGCAGCTCAAATATCCGAAGATTTAGGTAAGTTGGAAGGTTACTCGGATGATGAGAAAAATGTACTTTATAAGTTGATTGGTCTTGGAGCGCTTAAATATTACATTCTAAAAGTAGACCCTAAAAAACGTATTCTTTTTGACCCTGAAGAATCTGTGGATTTTCAAGGGAATACTGGTCCGTTTATACAATACACCTATGCACGTATTCAGTCTATCTTAAGAAAGGCTGATTTTGACACTAGCGCAGATGTAGAGATTAGCGCTATTGGGGAATTACATACCAAAGAAAAAGAGCTTATTAAGCAGTTGCAATTATATCCTGAAATAATTCAATTAGCGGCAGACAACTACAGTCCGGCTCTGATTGCTAATTATACTTATGATTTGGTAAAGGAATTTAACTCGTTTTACCAACAAGTTTCAATTCTAGGCGAAACGGATGACCAGAAAAAAGTGCTACGTGTACAGCTTTCCCAGAAAGTTAGTGATGTAGTGGCATCGGCTTTTGAACTTTTAGGTATTGACGTTCCAGAACGTATGTAA
- a CDS encoding SDR family oxidoreductase has product MKILLTGANGYIGMRLLPQLLEMGHEVVCTVRDEARFSIDKETRAQIEVLEVDFLKEVEPFKIPKDIDAAYFLIHSMSSSIQDFDTLEAKTAENFNAYLSETQVKQVIYLSGIVNEENLSKHLWSRKNVERILYEGPFDLTVLRAGIIVGSGSSSFEIIRDLCEKLPFMITPKWVLTKTQPIAIRDILSFLTGVLGNEKTYNDSFDIAGPDVLTYKQMLEQYAEVRGFKNYILTVPIMTPKLSSYWLYFVTSTSYKLALNLVDSMKIEVIAKDKRLQELLNLKPHTYKEAIDLAFKKIEQNLVVSSWKDSMVSGRFKKNLEKYIQVPKYGVLKDEKKVKVDNPEQVLKNIWKIGGKTGWYYGNWLWKIRGIIDKFSGGVGLRRGRTHPDKIYAGDSLDFWRVLLADKKAKRLLLFAEMKLPGEAWLEFKIDENNVLHQTATFRPRGLKGRLYWYSIVPLHYFIFGGMIRNIAKAK; this is encoded by the coding sequence ATGAAGATACTCCTAACAGGTGCCAACGGCTATATTGGTATGCGCTTACTACCTCAGTTATTAGAAATGGGCCATGAAGTTGTGTGTACTGTGCGTGATGAAGCTCGGTTTTCTATTGATAAAGAAACGCGGGCGCAGATTGAAGTTCTAGAAGTCGATTTTTTGAAAGAGGTTGAGCCGTTTAAAATCCCAAAAGATATTGATGCCGCTTATTTCTTGATTCACTCTATGAGCTCGTCAATACAAGATTTTGATACGTTAGAAGCAAAAACGGCGGAAAACTTCAATGCCTACCTAAGCGAAACTCAAGTAAAGCAAGTTATTTATCTGAGCGGTATTGTTAATGAGGAAAATCTCTCTAAACACCTCTGGTCTCGTAAAAATGTAGAACGCATACTTTACGAAGGTCCTTTTGACCTTACCGTATTACGCGCCGGTATTATTGTGGGTTCTGGTAGTTCATCATTTGAAATCATACGTGACCTCTGCGAGAAACTACCTTTTATGATAACGCCTAAATGGGTTTTAACCAAAACTCAACCCATAGCCATACGTGACATCCTCAGTTTTTTAACAGGTGTTCTGGGCAATGAAAAAACATATAACGATTCTTTTGATATTGCCGGACCAGATGTTCTTACCTACAAGCAAATGCTTGAGCAGTACGCAGAAGTCCGTGGATTTAAAAATTATATTCTTACGGTTCCTATAATGACCCCAAAACTATCTAGTTACTGGCTTTATTTTGTAACCTCAACTTCGTACAAATTAGCATTGAACCTCGTGGACAGCATGAAGATAGAGGTCATTGCCAAGGACAAAAGATTACAAGAACTATTAAACCTTAAACCACACACCTACAAAGAGGCAATTGATTTAGCCTTTAAAAAGATAGAGCAAAACCTAGTCGTAAGCAGCTGGAAGGACAGTATGGTAAGCGGCCGCTTTAAAAAGAACTTGGAAAAATACATTCAAGTTCCTAAATATGGTGTTCTAAAAGATGAGAAAAAAGTAAAAGTAGATAATCCAGAACAGGTCTTAAAAAACATCTGGAAAATTGGTGGTAAAACCGGTTGGTACTATGGAAATTGGCTTTGGAAAATTCGTGGAATTATTGATAAATTTTCTGGTGGCGTAGGCCTACGCCGTGGGCGAACGCATCCTGATAAGATTTATGCCGGTGATTCATTAGATTTTTGGCGTGTTCTCCTTGCCGATAAAAAAGCGAAACGTCTATTACTTTTTGCTGAAATGAAACTACCGGGAGAAGCTTGGCTAGAGTTTAAAATTGATGAAAACAATGTACTCCACCAAACCGCAACTTTTAGACCTAGAGGCTTAAAAGGGCGATTGTACTGGTATAGCATTGTACCTCTTCATTACTTTATCTTTGGTGGCATGATCCGTAATATTGCTAAAGCAAAATGA
- a CDS encoding BCCT family transporter: protein MKHLKNPLLSVSIGIILIFTLVVFFATEASYEAIETASMWVRNYFGFFYLYLGLGCVLFLLAIAFSPFGKIKLGKKNSKPEYSLWAWTAMLYSAGMGSGILLRAVQEPVFMQQHPPYQSDLQPEILALEFTFYQWGFTAWAFYGLFAMVVGYALFVRKKKVRVSSTIEDSISYPVAKSGIDIMTIITTVFGLIAAIGLGTTQINGGLNHVFTTNFGVTTTLLLAVLISAIAFYSAWQGVTKGIQIISKVNIVITTLLLLFVVLMSDITGILTAFGTATLNYLIDFVPMSLAYGSYHPGMAFLTDWTFYYWAFWIAWAPFTGIFIARISKGRTLRQLLLGVLIIPSLGTFFWFSVFGTSAFELIESWGSYNNEFGNVFSSIFVFFGNYPIATLLNFTTIFLLISFLVTSVDSAVFVLSMFTDHGKKDPNKKHRLIWAVFILMATMSLLLLGNAKPDIDVLTAVQKLLIVTSLPFALFMVYMAGAFVWELMNRKEKLT from the coding sequence ATGAAACATCTAAAGAACCCCTTACTTTCTGTCTCTATTGGCATTATCCTAATTTTTACCCTGGTAGTGTTCTTTGCCACAGAAGCAAGCTACGAAGCTATTGAGACAGCATCAATGTGGGTTCGGAACTATTTTGGTTTCTTCTATCTATATTTAGGTCTGGGATGTGTATTGTTCTTATTGGCGATAGCATTTTCTCCCTTCGGAAAAATTAAGCTTGGTAAGAAAAACTCAAAACCCGAATATTCTCTTTGGGCATGGACGGCCATGCTTTACAGTGCCGGAATGGGTTCTGGCATTTTATTACGTGCGGTTCAGGAACCTGTTTTCATGCAACAACATCCGCCTTATCAATCAGATTTACAACCCGAAATATTAGCACTAGAATTTACTTTTTATCAATGGGGTTTTACAGCTTGGGCCTTTTACGGGCTTTTTGCCATGGTAGTAGGGTATGCACTTTTTGTTAGAAAAAAGAAAGTACGGGTAAGCTCTACTATAGAAGATAGTATTTCTTATCCTGTTGCAAAAAGTGGAATTGACATCATGACTATTATAACTACTGTTTTTGGTCTTATAGCTGCCATTGGTCTAGGCACCACACAAATAAACGGAGGCCTCAACCATGTCTTTACCACTAATTTTGGGGTAACCACTACCCTACTTTTAGCCGTTCTAATATCTGCAATTGCATTTTATTCTGCTTGGCAAGGGGTAACTAAAGGAATCCAAATTATTTCAAAAGTTAATATCGTTATTACAACGCTCCTATTGTTATTTGTTGTCCTGATGAGTGATATTACCGGAATATTAACTGCTTTTGGTACAGCTACCCTGAACTACCTTATTGACTTTGTTCCTATGAGCTTGGCTTACGGAAGTTATCACCCTGGTATGGCTTTCTTAACCGATTGGACTTTTTATTACTGGGCCTTTTGGATTGCATGGGCTCCGTTTACAGGTATCTTCATTGCTAGAATTTCTAAAGGGCGTACTTTAAGACAACTTCTCTTGGGCGTTCTAATCATCCCTTCCTTGGGTACATTTTTTTGGTTCTCGGTTTTTGGGACCTCAGCTTTTGAACTTATTGAATCATGGGGCTCTTATAATAATGAGTTTGGAAATGTCTTCTCATCCATTTTTGTGTTTTTTGGAAACTACCCTATAGCCACCCTATTGAATTTCACAACCATCTTTTTACTTATCAGTTTTTTGGTGACCTCAGTAGATTCTGCCGTATTCGTGTTAAGCATGTTTACGGACCATGGTAAAAAGGACCCTAATAAAAAGCATAGACTTATTTGGGCCGTTTTTATTTTGATGGCTACCATGTCCTTACTTCTTCTAGGAAATGCCAAACCTGACATAGATGTACTTACCGCTGTACAAAAGCTCTTAATTGTAACCTCTTTACCATTTGCACTTTTTATGGTGTATATGGCTGGAGCTTTTGTATGGGAACTTATGAATAGAAAAGAAAAGCTGACATAA
- a CDS encoding LytR/AlgR family response regulator transcription factor: MEPIKCIVVDDEELARGLLKSYIERLDFLTLVAEVANPLEALQIMKDEKVDLLFLDIQMPEIKGTDFAKLVPGHIQVIFTTAYSEYALEGFELNALDYLLKPITFERFLAAVNKAKPNQDEADIGKASSGNDSITVKSGYDLHKLKYNDILYIESDSEYVNFYIGDKKLMSLQSLKKLLDILPEDQFMRVHRSYIVNRNKVTALKGRDIYIGDKEIPVSAQYFDAVKQELF; the protein is encoded by the coding sequence ATGGAACCCATTAAATGTATTGTTGTAGATGATGAAGAATTGGCGCGTGGCCTATTAAAAAGCTATATAGAGCGATTAGATTTTTTAACGCTCGTAGCGGAAGTGGCCAACCCTTTGGAAGCACTACAGATTATGAAAGATGAAAAAGTAGATTTGCTTTTTCTAGATATCCAGATGCCAGAAATAAAAGGTACTGATTTTGCCAAGTTGGTTCCTGGTCATATCCAAGTTATTTTTACCACTGCTTATTCTGAGTATGCTCTTGAAGGCTTTGAACTTAATGCGCTTGACTACCTTTTAAAACCCATCACTTTTGAGCGATTTTTGGCTGCGGTGAACAAAGCAAAACCCAACCAAGATGAAGCTGACATTGGAAAGGCATCATCAGGTAATGACAGTATTACCGTAAAGTCTGGCTATGACCTTCATAAACTAAAGTATAACGATATTCTCTACATTGAAAGCGATAGTGAATATGTCAATTTTTATATAGGAGATAAAAAGCTAATGAGCTTGCAGTCACTAAAAAAGTTATTGGATATTTTACCAGAAGACCAGTTTATGCGTGTTCATCGTTCCTATATTGTAAATCGAAATAAAGTAACTGCTTTAAAAGGGCGAGATATTTATATAGGCGATAAGGAAATACCTGTTAGTGCTCAATATTTTGATGCAGTAAAACAAGAATTGTTCTAA
- a CDS encoding sensor histidine kinase — protein sequence MKQTYRFLFHVFLWLAVWLMAWLLLNEDNNFLEKNTLSFIMQIVVIAVLIYITAPALLFKKKYLLFGITSLLLIVFCSFLISENPALRVGGIPPPMRGAPRGGGPPLGPPQIFIQFLILSIAYVLATFVETFLFAQKKEEETIRNKNENLQMELKFLKSQINPHFLFNSLNNIYALSVIDSNKTQESIGTLSEMLRYVLYECEQPTVPIKKEIAYIRNYLDLFRLKSSKPFPIKTDFQVSNSGAMIAPMIFIPFVENALKHGNIDHVADGYLDIKVHSDEHKIDFHVANSVSKMPAQKDKVGGIGLENVKKRLEILYPNKHELIIEQTPENYTVNLSISLNGTH from the coding sequence ATGAAACAAACCTATCGCTTTCTTTTTCATGTTTTCTTGTGGCTAGCAGTATGGCTTATGGCTTGGCTGTTGCTCAATGAAGACAATAATTTTTTAGAGAAAAACACACTTTCTTTTATAATGCAGATTGTTGTTATTGCCGTATTGATTTATATAACGGCACCAGCGCTCTTATTCAAGAAAAAGTATTTACTGTTTGGGATTACCTCCTTGTTACTTATTGTTTTTTGCTCCTTTTTAATTTCAGAAAACCCTGCTTTACGAGTAGGTGGTATTCCTCCACCAATGAGAGGTGCACCTAGAGGAGGAGGCCCGCCCTTAGGCCCTCCTCAAATATTTATACAGTTTTTAATTCTTTCCATTGCTTATGTGCTTGCTACTTTTGTAGAAACTTTTTTGTTTGCACAAAAGAAAGAAGAGGAGACCATAAGGAATAAGAATGAAAACCTTCAGATGGAATTGAAGTTTTTAAAATCTCAGATAAACCCCCATTTTTTATTCAATTCGCTTAATAATATTTATGCGTTATCTGTAATTGATTCTAATAAAACACAGGAAAGTATAGGAACATTGTCAGAAATGTTGAGGTATGTGTTGTATGAATGCGAACAGCCAACAGTACCTATTAAAAAGGAGATTGCTTACATTCGTAATTACTTAGATTTGTTTCGGTTAAAGAGTAGTAAACCATTCCCGATAAAGACAGATTTTCAAGTGTCCAATTCTGGTGCAATGATAGCGCCCATGATATTTATTCCTTTTGTAGAGAATGCTCTCAAACATGGTAATATTGATCACGTGGCAGATGGATATTTGGATATAAAAGTACATTCTGATGAGCATAAAATAGATTTTCATGTTGCCAATAGCGTCTCTAAAATGCCTGCTCAAAAGGATAAAGTAGGCGGTATTGGATTAGAAAATGTAAAGAAACGCTTAGAAATTCTGTACCCTAACAAGCATGAGTTAATTATTGAACAGACCCCAGAAAATTATACCGTAAACCTTAGCATAAGTTTAAATGGAACCCATTAA
- a CDS encoding CREC-EF hand family protein yields MKKSSFYTAIATATLTLITIQTGFAQEKGKQEPPSATELIKEMDANEDGKLSKDELKGPIKNDFATIDTDEDGFLSLEELKNAPKPKRGKKQ; encoded by the coding sequence ATGAAAAAAAGTTCATTTTATACTGCAATCGCAACAGCAACTCTTACCCTTATTACCATTCAAACAGGCTTTGCTCAGGAGAAAGGCAAACAAGAACCACCATCAGCAACTGAATTAATAAAAGAGATGGATGCTAATGAAGATGGAAAATTATCTAAAGACGAATTAAAAGGCCCTATTAAAAATGACTTTGCAACAATAGACACTGACGAAGACGGCTTTCTTTCTCTTGAAGAATTAAAAAATGCACCAAAGCCTAAGAGAGGTAAAAAGCAATAA